The following are from one region of the Candidatus Neomarinimicrobiota bacterium genome:
- the nuoL gene encoding NADH-quinone oxidoreductase subunit L, translated as MNTIILYAIIMLFLPLLAFGVNILVGKRLPRKGDWVSIAAILSSFSLALAIFAYMLFVRYDPTFSAEWKWTWITLIGFEIELGILVDNLTIMMAFIVTLVSSLVHIYSISYMKDDPRYNRYFAFLSLFSFSMLIIVLSNNLFGLYIGWELVGISSYLLIGFWFEKDSASDAGKKAFLVNRIGDFGFFIGILLFFSSVGSFNYGDIIAGIQAGQIKDGMLTAAGILLFTGAIGKSAQVPLHIWLPDAMEGPTPVSALIHAATMVAAGVYMVGRIYPFFSPGALLFIAYVGAITAFITATIAIVRKDIKKVLAYSTVSQLGYMIMALGVGGYVSGIWHLTTHAFFKSLLFLGAGSVIHAAHTNDMFKMGGFRKKMPITFWTFLIATLAISGVPLFSGFFSKDAILTAALVFGLANPAHIILFILALVSAGLTSFYMFRALFLTFYGKPKDEEIYSHIHESPSSMTIPMMILAALTILITLDNWPGFQNLPGVGEFAGWFQHLIQKPASIATAVATAGETVEHAVSHETAHTIATWLSIFVAGTGILLAYLFYYKKSLSAKKVSKSLSSIYTLLRNKYYFDEFYGASVVRGVLGLSRVSAKFDIKIVDGAVNGTAKVGLYISRVSRWFDDHIVDGAVNGTALISMFLGSRLRRIQTGKIENYVAFLLVGILIFFVFQALS; from the coding sequence TTGGCAATATTCGCCTATATGCTGTTCGTTCGATATGATCCGACTTTCAGCGCCGAATGGAAATGGACGTGGATAACCCTTATTGGATTTGAAATAGAGTTAGGGATATTGGTAGATAACCTGACGATTATGATGGCATTTATCGTAACATTGGTCAGCAGTCTTGTTCATATTTATTCGATTTCATATATGAAGGATGATCCAAGATATAATAGATATTTCGCGTTTCTTTCGCTCTTTTCATTCTCCATGTTGATAATTGTATTGTCCAATAATCTATTCGGGTTGTACATAGGATGGGAACTCGTTGGAATCAGTTCATATCTGCTCATTGGATTTTGGTTCGAAAAAGATTCGGCATCCGATGCTGGCAAGAAAGCTTTCCTCGTTAATCGTATTGGCGATTTCGGTTTTTTCATCGGAATACTGCTGTTCTTCTCAAGTGTTGGTTCATTTAATTACGGTGACATTATTGCGGGTATTCAAGCAGGGCAAATAAAAGATGGGATGCTCACGGCAGCAGGCATACTGCTGTTCACGGGGGCTATCGGAAAGTCGGCACAGGTGCCTCTCCATATTTGGCTTCCCGACGCTATGGAAGGTCCAACGCCGGTAAGCGCACTGATTCATGCTGCTACAATGGTCGCGGCAGGTGTATATATGGTTGGGAGAATTTACCCGTTCTTCTCACCGGGAGCGTTATTGTTCATCGCTTATGTAGGAGCGATAACCGCTTTCATCACTGCAACTATCGCCATAGTCCGAAAGGATATAAAAAAGGTATTGGCATATTCCACAGTCTCTCAACTTGGCTATATGATAATGGCGTTAGGAGTGGGCGGTTATGTGTCAGGAATCTGGCATTTGACAACCCATGCTTTTTTCAAGTCGCTTCTCTTTTTAGGAGCGGGAAGCGTCATCCATGCCGCTCATACTAATGATATGTTTAAGATGGGTGGGTTCAGGAAAAAGATGCCTATTACCTTCTGGACATTCTTGATTGCAACGCTGGCGATTTCAGGAGTACCTCTTTTCTCGGGGTTTTTCAGCAAAGATGCCATTCTAACTGCCGCGCTTGTCTTCGGACTTGCAAATCCGGCACATATTATTTTATTCATACTCGCGCTCGTATCAGCAGGTCTAACGTCGTTTTATATGTTTAGGGCATTGTTTTTGACATTCTACGGAAAGCCAAAGGACGAAGAAATTTATTCTCATATTCATGAATCTCCAAGTTCGATGACTATCCCAATGATGATTTTAGCTGCGCTGACCATATTAATCACATTAGACAATTGGCCGGGATTTCAAAATCTACCCGGTGTCGGCGAATTTGCGGGATGGTTTCAACATCTTATTCAAAAACCTGCAAGCATAGCGACAGCAGTGGCGACAGCAGGAGAGACAGTCGAGCATGCAGTATCTCATGAAACAGCTCATACTATAGCTACGTGGCTCTCAATATTCGTTGCGGGTACCGGTATATTATTGGCCTATCTGTTTTATTACAAGAAAAGCCTGTCGGCAAAGAAGGTTTCAAAATCACTATCTTCGATTTATACTCTGCTTAGAAATAAATATTATTTTGATGAATTTTACGGTGCTTCTGTCGTTAGGGGCGTTTTAGGTTTATCGCGGGTCAGCGCGAAATTTGATATTAAAATCGTTGATGGAGCGGTTAATGGTACAGCGAAAGTAGGCTTGTACATTTCGAGAGTCAGCAGATGGTTCGACGATCATATTGTTGACGGCGCAGTCAACGGTACAGCTTTAATTTCTATGTTTTTAGGTTCCAGACTTAGAAGAATCCAAACAGGAAAAATTGAGAATTACGTAGCATTTCTCCTGGTCGGTATATTGATATTCTTCGTCTTTCAGGCGCTATCTTAG
- a CDS encoding NADH-quinone oxidoreductase subunit C, whose product MTDVSKFFSDLENKLSEKFGDEFISGNEFHGTVSVSVKSKKILDILEYCVFDVDLKLTFLTDLTAVDYLEMEAPGRLAVVYCLRNVDNMNQVLIKAFLPADETEIDSAVGMWSSAEWLEREVWDLFGIKFKGNPNLKRILLPDDYEGHPLLKDYPLKGRGERDSFKVIQRESGRY is encoded by the coding sequence ATGACGGACGTATCGAAATTTTTCTCTGATCTTGAGAATAAACTTTCCGAAAAATTCGGTGATGAGTTTATAAGCGGCAATGAATTTCATGGAACTGTTTCAGTATCTGTCAAGAGTAAAAAAATTCTGGATATATTAGAATATTGCGTATTTGACGTTGATTTAAAACTTACATTCTTAACCGACCTGACAGCCGTTGATTATCTTGAAATGGAAGCTCCCGGCAGGTTGGCTGTAGTCTATTGCCTTAGAAATGTGGACAATATGAATCAGGTGTTGATCAAAGCGTTTTTACCCGCTGATGAGACGGAGATTGACTCTGCTGTCGGGATGTGGAGCTCCGCTGAATGGCTCGAGAGAGAAGTTTGGGATCTATTCGGAATAAAATTCAAAGGTAATCCCAATTTAAAAAGAATTTTGCTGCCTGATGATTATGAGGGACATCCTCTGCTGAAGGATTATCCGCTGAAGGGAAGAGGAGAAAGAGATTCGTTCAAGGTCATACAACGGGAAAGCGGGCGGTATTGA
- a CDS encoding NADH-quinone oxidoreductase subunit D — MHTETLKLSFGPQHPATHGTLQIVMELDGEIVVDVEPHIGFLHTGFEKLAEHMSYNQFVTVTDRMNYLSPLSNNIGFSVAAEKLFGIEVPKRAQYIRVLMGELSRIADHLVAIGTAAMDLGAMTVFLYGFREREKLYDLFEWATGARLTTSYTRVGGLMRDLPDEFPDAVRKWLAQFPKTIDEIEKLLSHNRIFQDRTYDIGIISEEDVLKYSLTGPVARASGVKYDVRKDMPYSSYEDFDFEVPVGENGDAYDRYLVRMEELRQSMKIIEQVLDNLPDGHVNIDPDSKFMLPGKDEVYTTIEGLIHHFEVTMENRGILPPVGEIYMGTETPNGELGFYIVSNGGREPYRVRIRPPSFINYTIFKKLMKGAMFSDIVSNLGSLNIIAGELDR, encoded by the coding sequence CTGCACACCGAGACATTGAAGCTCAGTTTCGGACCTCAACATCCCGCAACTCACGGAACCCTCCAAATTGTAATGGAGCTCGACGGAGAGATCGTGGTTGATGTAGAACCCCATATCGGATTTCTACACACCGGATTCGAAAAACTTGCAGAACATATGTCGTATAACCAGTTTGTGACGGTTACCGACAGGATGAACTACCTCTCACCGCTATCGAATAATATTGGGTTTTCTGTAGCCGCAGAGAAACTTTTTGGAATTGAAGTGCCGAAACGAGCTCAATATATCAGAGTATTGATGGGAGAACTTTCTCGAATTGCTGATCATCTTGTCGCTATCGGAACAGCAGCAATGGATTTAGGGGCTATGACCGTCTTTCTTTATGGATTCAGAGAACGGGAAAAATTATATGATCTCTTCGAATGGGCAACAGGAGCGCGGTTGACGACAAGCTATACCCGCGTTGGGGGTCTAATGAGAGACCTTCCGGACGAATTTCCCGATGCGGTGAGAAAGTGGTTAGCGCAGTTTCCGAAAACCATAGATGAAATTGAGAAGCTCCTAAGTCATAACAGAATATTTCAGGACAGGACTTATGATATAGGAATAATCAGCGAAGAGGATGTGCTGAAATACAGCCTCACCGGTCCTGTTGCAAGGGCGTCAGGCGTTAAGTATGATGTCCGAAAGGATATGCCTTATTCCTCCTATGAAGATTTTGATTTTGAAGTTCCCGTTGGGGAAAACGGAGATGCATACGACCGCTATCTGGTCAGGATGGAAGAATTAAGACAGTCAATGAAGATAATTGAGCAGGTACTTGATAATCTTCCTGACGGGCATGTGAATATCGATCCTGATTCGAAATTTATGTTACCCGGAAAAGACGAAGTTTACACGACTATTGAAGGCCTGATACATCATTTTGAAGTGACGATGGAAAACAGGGGGATACTACCTCCCGTAGGCGAAATCTACATGGGAACAGAGACGCCTAACGGCGAATTGGGATTCTACATAGTTTCTAATGGAGGAAGAGAGCCTTATAGGGTGAGGATAAGACCACCGTCATTTATAAATTACACGATTTTTAAGAAACTTATGAAGGGAGCGATGTTTTCTGATATAGTTTCTAATTTGGGTTCGTTGAATATCATAGCGGGAGAGCTGGACAGATAA
- a CDS encoding acyl-CoA thioesterase, whose translation MAEIVLPNDANTHGNMLGGRVMHLIDIAASMSAVRHCRKPVVTASVDSLDFRYPIKIGHMILLRASVNYTHDTSMEIGVRVESEDPLTGKRFHTSSAYLTFVALDENGRPAKVPTVEPESEIEIKRYEAAEQRRAYRLDNISKGKPEKNS comes from the coding sequence ATGGCGGAAATAGTCCTGCCGAACGATGCTAATACTCATGGCAATATGCTCGGTGGCAGAGTCATGCATCTGATAGATATTGCAGCATCAATGAGCGCTGTTCGCCACTGTAGAAAACCCGTAGTAACCGCTTCAGTAGATTCACTCGATTTTCGTTATCCAATCAAAATCGGTCATATGATATTATTGAGAGCGTCGGTGAATTATACTCATGATACTTCAATGGAGATTGGAGTTCGTGTAGAATCGGAAGATCCGCTGACGGGCAAAAGATTTCATACAAGCTCGGCATATCTTACTTTCGTAGCGCTTGATGAAAATGGAAGACCTGCTAAAGTTCCGACTGTTGAACCGGAATCGGAGATAGAAATAAAAAGATACGAAGCAGCGGAACAGCGTAGAGCTTACAGGCTCGATAATATTTCCAAAGGAAAACCGGAAAAAAACAGCTGA
- the ndhC gene encoding NADH-quinone oxidoreductase subunit A — protein sequence MLQEYLPLLILVSIVGLIVISMLILPRLLQPKQRSKQDLEPYESGTTPTSFARIRVSIRFFMVAIIFIIFDIEVVFMYPWAVVFKELLGIGTFIFIEMLTFLGILLVGFIYVWKMGALDWD from the coding sequence ATGCTGCAAGAATACCTCCCGTTATTAATATTAGTCTCCATCGTTGGATTAATAGTAATATCAATGTTGATTCTTCCGAGATTACTTCAACCGAAACAACGCTCTAAACAGGATCTTGAGCCTTATGAATCAGGCACAACACCCACGTCATTTGCTCGAATCAGAGTCTCCATACGGTTTTTTATGGTAGCCATAATATTCATAATTTTTGATATAGAAGTTGTCTTTATGTATCCATGGGCAGTGGTTTTCAAAGAGTTGCTTGGAATCGGAACATTTATTTTCATAGAGATGTTGACATTTCTCGGAATCTTATTGGTAGGATTCATTTACGTTTGGAAAATGGGCGCTCTCGATTGGGACTGA
- a CDS encoding NADH-quinone oxidoreductase subunit M, with amino-acid sequence MQNYLLSALTFIPVFGMLVILLIPRDKSHVVKVIAAVTTGLQLWLAIQLFLVFDRTTTAMQFTEHYSWIPAFNIEYFMGVDGLSAPMVLLTALLSFICIFASWNINKSVKAYFALFLLLDAGMMGVFVSIDFFLFYIFWEVMLLPMYFLIGIWGGPRREYASIKFFLYTLFGSVLILLAMLALYFYNDPHTFNMLELMQTTYDFEFQKWVFLALFIGFAIKVPIFPFHTWLPDAHVEAPTAVSVILAGVLLKMGVYGILRLNFSILPDATLWFVVPLAVLGVINIIYGALCALAQTDLKRLIAYSSISHMGFSLLGMAALTSAGMNGAVFQMFNHGTITAMLFLLVGVLYDRAHIRDVNGFGGLAVRMPLYGGMVAIAFFAGLGLPGFSGFISETLSLIGGFGSAHSSTTFRWLTGIAVIGIVLNAAYFLWAYQRIFLGKLNEKWASLPEITGRELFTVVPLAVIVIILGFYPMPILGMMSETMNGIIEMVQNGAATAIQ; translated from the coding sequence ATGCAAAATTATTTACTTTCGGCGTTAACCTTTATACCTGTTTTCGGAATGCTGGTTATATTACTAATTCCACGAGATAAGAGTCATGTGGTAAAAGTGATAGCCGCTGTGACCACCGGGCTTCAGTTATGGCTCGCAATACAACTATTCCTTGTTTTCGATAGGACTACTACCGCAATGCAATTTACCGAGCATTACTCGTGGATTCCTGCGTTCAACATCGAATATTTTATGGGAGTGGACGGTTTGAGCGCTCCAATGGTGCTTCTCACCGCATTGCTGTCATTTATTTGTATCTTTGCATCATGGAACATTAATAAATCTGTAAAGGCGTATTTTGCGCTATTCCTGTTGCTTGACGCAGGTATGATGGGTGTCTTCGTCTCCATTGACTTTTTCCTGTTTTATATATTTTGGGAAGTTATGCTTCTGCCGATGTATTTCCTTATCGGAATTTGGGGAGGCCCGAGAAGAGAGTATGCTTCCATTAAATTTTTTCTTTACACGCTGTTTGGCAGCGTACTAATACTGCTTGCCATGCTTGCTTTATATTTTTACAACGATCCGCACACTTTTAATATGCTTGAATTAATGCAGACGACCTATGACTTTGAGTTCCAGAAATGGGTATTCCTTGCGCTGTTTATAGGATTTGCGATTAAAGTGCCCATATTTCCATTCCACACATGGTTACCCGATGCTCATGTGGAAGCGCCGACGGCAGTTAGCGTGATTTTAGCCGGAGTGCTTTTGAAAATGGGAGTTTACGGAATTCTTCGGCTCAATTTTTCAATATTACCCGACGCAACGCTCTGGTTTGTCGTTCCGTTAGCGGTTTTGGGGGTCATAAATATTATATACGGGGCTTTGTGCGCGCTTGCTCAGACTGACTTAAAGAGGTTGATTGCCTATTCAAGTATAAGTCATATGGGCTTCAGTCTTCTCGGAATGGCTGCCTTAACATCTGCCGGAATGAATGGGGCGGTTTTCCAGATGTTCAATCATGGGACTATCACCGCTATGTTATTCCTTTTGGTAGGTGTCCTTTATGATAGAGCACATATCAGGGATGTTAACGGATTCGGAGGATTAGCGGTCAGAATGCCGCTCTATGGCGGAATGGTGGCAATAGCATTCTTTGCCGGTTTAGGGCTACCGGGATTTTCCGGATTCATAAGTGAGACGCTCTCATTAATCGGAGGATTCGGCTCGGCGCACAGTTCAACCACGTTCCGTTGGCTCACAGGTATTGCGGTAATCGGAATAGTGCTGAACGCTGCATATTTCTTGTGGGCGTATCAGAGGATATTCCTTGGCAAATTGAATGAAAAATGGGCGTCGCTTCCTGAAATCACCGGACGGGAACTATTCACAGTTGTACCGTTGGCAGTGATTGTGATAATTCTCGGATTTTACCCCATGCCGATTCTTGGTATGATGTCGGAGACAATGAATGGAATTATTGAGATGGTGCAGAACGGCGCGGCAACGGCTATTCAATAA
- a CDS encoding NADH-quinone oxidoreductase subunit N translates to MDNISSLSYFLPEITLVVTILVVIVYDLFLKKGESVYTVYVTAAGLVLTLLTLFSSYSDVQMSLFSGMVAQDPFSFFFKFLFVLAAFFTVVISSTSSEMKNRLHGEFNTLILAITLGMFFMASAKNLLMAYIGFELVSIASYVVAGFLKESRRSSEAALKYVIYGGVSSGIMLYGFSLLYGLTGTLDISEIGRLLSEGNAGGLTVLVAFLMVLAGFGYKIASVPFHFWSPDVYEGAPTAFTAFLSVGPKAAGFALLIRFFNTAFVSQGSVALSEWLPIEQLDWPNIMMWISAITMTFGNLIALKQDNVKRMLAYSSIAHAGYVLMGIVVLTQDGLFAMMFYLSAYYLMNLGAFFVVLNISDRFGSEEIDSYNGLVFKAPFIAICMGIFLFSLAGIPPTVGFIGKFYLFAALIQSGPGYYSLAIIGALNSVVSLYYYARVLRAMFVRGEAAEASPPISKTPIIIIGVLAFPALFLGLYWAPLAGFAQASLKILTGH, encoded by the coding sequence ATGGATAACATCAGCAGCTTAAGCTACTTTCTTCCTGAAATAACGTTGGTGGTGACCATATTGGTGGTCATCGTATATGACCTATTTTTGAAGAAAGGGGAATCGGTATATACAGTGTACGTTACAGCCGCCGGGTTGGTATTGACCTTGCTCACTCTCTTTTCCTCATATTCGGACGTTCAAATGAGTCTGTTTTCCGGTATGGTCGCGCAGGATCCATTTTCCTTTTTCTTTAAATTCTTATTTGTTCTTGCGGCATTTTTCACTGTAGTGATCTCTTCCACTTCATCTGAAATGAAAAATAGATTACACGGCGAATTCAATACCCTGATTTTAGCTATTACGCTTGGTATGTTTTTTATGGCATCAGCCAAAAACTTGCTGATGGCTTATATTGGGTTTGAACTCGTCAGCATCGCTTCATATGTCGTGGCCGGTTTTCTAAAAGAATCGCGACGTTCCAGCGAAGCGGCATTGAAATACGTAATTTATGGAGGTGTTTCTTCCGGGATAATGCTTTATGGATTTTCGCTTCTATACGGCCTGACGGGAACACTGGATATATCAGAAATCGGGCGGCTGCTTTCAGAGGGAAACGCAGGCGGTCTTACCGTTTTGGTAGCGTTTCTTATGGTTCTTGCAGGATTCGGTTATAAAATAGCTTCTGTTCCTTTTCATTTCTGGTCGCCTGATGTTTACGAGGGCGCGCCGACAGCATTTACCGCTTTTCTTTCTGTAGGTCCGAAAGCGGCGGGATTTGCGCTGCTAATTCGATTCTTCAATACTGCGTTTGTATCCCAGGGTTCTGTTGCCCTTTCAGAGTGGTTACCCATAGAACAGCTGGATTGGCCTAATATAATGATGTGGATTTCCGCGATAACAATGACTTTTGGCAATCTTATAGCGTTAAAACAAGATAACGTTAAGAGGATGCTTGCCTACTCGAGCATCGCCCATGCCGGATATGTACTTATGGGAATTGTTGTACTAACGCAAGACGGGCTATTCGCAATGATGTTCTACCTTTCGGCATATTATTTGATGAACCTCGGAGCTTTTTTTGTAGTTCTCAATATATCGGATAGGTTTGGCTCAGAAGAGATAGACAGTTATAACGGACTTGTTTTTAAGGCTCCGTTCATAGCTATTTGTATGGGTATTTTTCTCTTTTCGCTTGCCGGCATTCCACCCACTGTAGGTTTTATCGGAAAGTTTTATCTCTTTGCGGCGCTCATTCAAAGCGGACCCGGATATTACTCGCTGGCAATCATAGGAGCGCTGAACAGCGTAGTTTCTCTTTATTATTATGCGCGGGTCTTGCGAGCGATGTTCGTGCGTGGTGAAGCTGCCGAAGCATCGCCTCCTATCTCCAAAACTCCTATTATCATAATAGGCGTATTAGCTTTTCCGGCGCTCTTTTTAGGATTGTATTGGGCTCCTCTTGCAGGCTTTGCTCAAGCTTCTTTAAAGATTCTCACAGGACACTAA
- a CDS encoding NAD(P)H-dependent oxidoreductase subunit E: MPSEFSDSAKSKIKNLMEVYPDNRSALMNALHITQQEFSYLSFDALQALSELMDIPVQQIEDTASFYTMFQKESIGKNVIWICHTLPCALRGSATVLDYLKSKLEIEVGETTKDKRFTLMKAECLASCDTAPMMQINDEYYENLNNEMIDKILGRFE, encoded by the coding sequence ATGCCATCCGAATTTTCAGACAGCGCTAAAAGTAAAATTAAAAATCTTATGGAGGTTTACCCTGACAATCGGTCTGCATTAATGAACGCATTGCATATTACGCAGCAAGAGTTCAGTTACCTTTCATTTGATGCGCTTCAAGCCCTTTCGGAACTGATGGATATTCCCGTTCAGCAGATAGAAGACACGGCAAGTTTTTACACGATGTTTCAGAAAGAATCGATTGGGAAGAATGTCATATGGATTTGCCATACTCTACCTTGCGCGCTGAGAGGTTCTGCGACTGTTTTGGATTATCTTAAGAGCAAGCTCGAGATTGAAGTAGGAGAAACTACAAAAGACAAACGATTTACACTGATGAAAGCCGAATGCCTTGCTTCGTGCGATACAGCGCCGATGATGCAGATAAACGATGAGTATTATGAAAACTTGAATAATGAGATGATTGATAAAATTCTCGGTAGGTTTGAATGA
- the nuoF gene encoding NADH-quinone oxidoreductase subunit NuoF, with the protein MMEKILTRNINIENSHKIGTYINSGGYDALRKILGGLSPEEVTDIVKSSGLRGRGGAGFPAGVKWGFVPKNTGKPIYLVCNADESEPGTFKDRLMLEKDPHMMLEGIVIASYAIGANTAFIYIRGEFAEQTKLLLEALEEMKGKGFLGKNILNSGYDLEILITRGAGAYICGEETALLTSLEGKRGYPKIKPPFPAVEGYLGSPTIVNNVETLSCVPHIILRGADWFKSIGTEKSAGPKLFCVSGHVRNPGVFEFPMGTSLKELIYEHAGGILHNRKLKAVIPGGSSTPVLTESEIDINLDYESLAEAGSMLGSAGIIVMDEYTDMVDACYNLSKFYAHESCGQCTPCREGVPWMKMILGRITNGNGRRNDVELLLDICRSIEKRTICPFGDAAVAPVKSYIDKFREEFDYYIENKKSLIPTESEQNNNGN; encoded by the coding sequence ATGATGGAAAAAATTCTTACCCGGAATATTAACATAGAAAATTCCCATAAGATCGGGACATATATAAATTCGGGCGGATATGACGCGCTCAGGAAAATTTTAGGCGGGCTCTCTCCCGAAGAAGTGACCGATATTGTAAAATCTTCCGGTCTTAGAGGTAGGGGTGGAGCGGGATTTCCCGCAGGAGTTAAATGGGGATTCGTGCCGAAGAACACCGGAAAACCGATATACCTTGTGTGTAATGCCGATGAGTCGGAGCCGGGAACGTTCAAGGACAGGCTCATGCTTGAGAAAGACCCTCATATGATGTTAGAAGGAATAGTCATCGCATCATACGCAATTGGCGCTAATACGGCTTTTATTTATATCAGGGGCGAATTCGCCGAACAGACCAAACTGCTTTTGGAAGCTCTTGAGGAAATGAAAGGAAAAGGTTTTCTCGGAAAAAATATTCTGAATAGCGGTTACGATTTAGAAATTCTGATTACACGCGGGGCAGGCGCATATATCTGTGGCGAGGAAACGGCGTTATTGACCTCCTTAGAGGGTAAACGCGGTTATCCGAAAATCAAGCCTCCTTTTCCTGCCGTTGAAGGTTATCTCGGTTCTCCAACAATAGTCAATAATGTGGAGACCCTGAGCTGTGTTCCCCACATAATATTGCGTGGAGCTGATTGGTTTAAGTCTATCGGGACGGAAAAGAGCGCGGGTCCGAAACTATTCTGTGTCTCGGGGCATGTGAGGAATCCGGGAGTATTCGAATTTCCGATGGGCACATCGCTGAAAGAATTGATATACGAGCATGCCGGCGGGATATTACACAACAGAAAATTAAAGGCGGTTATTCCGGGAGGTTCTTCCACCCCTGTGCTGACTGAAAGCGAGATAGATATAAATCTCGACTATGAGTCCTTAGCGGAGGCGGGCAGTATGTTAGGTTCGGCTGGAATTATTGTAATGGATGAATATACCGATATGGTGGATGCATGTTATAATCTTTCCAAATTTTATGCGCATGAATCGTGCGGTCAATGCACACCGTGCCGGGAAGGGGTTCCCTGGATGAAAATGATTCTCGGCAGAATAACGAATGGCAACGGCAGAAGAAACGATGTAGAACTTCTTCTTGATATTTGCAGGAGCATAGAAAAAAGAACCATCTGTCCGTTTGGCGACGCAGCTGTTGCTCCGGTAAAAAGCTATATAGATAAATTCAGAGAGGAATTTGATTACTATATCGAGAATAAAAAATCGTTGATCCCAACAGAATCGGAACAAAATAACAATGGAAATTAA